Proteins encoded by one window of Pseudomonas tructae:
- a CDS encoding peptidoglycan D,D-transpeptidase FtsI family protein, protein MKLEGALYPWRFRVVIALLAVMVGAIAWRIIDLQVVDRAFLKGQGDARSLRHIPIPAHRGLITDRNGEPLAVSTPVTTLWANPKEMQAAKDRWPALAAALKQDPQQLSARLEQQASKEFIYLVRGLTPEQGQVVLDLKVPGVYGIEEFRRFYPAGDVAAHMVGFTDLDDHGREGVELAYDEWLAGVPGKRQVIKDRRGRLIKDIQVTKNAKAGKTLALSIDLRLQYLATRELRNAIAEQEAKAGSLVILDVKTGEVLAMVNQPTYNPNNRRSMFPAAMRNRAIIDVFEPGSTVKPLSMSAALQSGRWKPTDKVEVYPGTLQLGRYTIRDVSKSEGPILDLTGILINSSNVGMSKIAFDIGGESIYRVMSQLGLGQYTGLGFPGERVGNLPNHREWRKAETATLSYGYGLSVTALQLVHAYAALANDGKMVPLSILKVDKTPESTQVVPKEVAETIQGMVQQVIEAPRGVFRAQVPFYHVGGKSGTARKATIGSKGYTENSYRSLFAGFGPMSDPRYAVVVVIDEPSKGGYFGGLVSAPVFSKVMSGTLRLMNIPPDNLPPATPPQQVNAAPAKGGRG, encoded by the coding sequence ATGAAGCTTGAAGGCGCCCTCTACCCGTGGCGGTTTCGCGTGGTCATTGCCTTGCTGGCCGTGATGGTCGGCGCGATTGCCTGGCGCATCATCGACCTGCAGGTGGTCGACCGTGCCTTCCTCAAGGGCCAGGGCGACGCCCGCAGCCTGCGGCATATTCCTATTCCTGCGCACCGCGGGCTGATCACCGACCGTAACGGCGAACCGCTGGCGGTCAGTACCCCGGTGACCACCCTGTGGGCCAACCCGAAAGAAATGCAGGCGGCCAAAGACCGCTGGCCGGCCCTGGCTGCCGCGCTCAAGCAGGATCCGCAGCAACTGTCGGCGCGCCTGGAGCAGCAGGCCAGCAAGGAGTTCATTTATCTGGTCCGCGGCCTGACCCCGGAACAGGGCCAGGTGGTGCTCGACCTCAAGGTTCCCGGTGTCTATGGCATCGAGGAATTTCGTCGTTTCTACCCGGCCGGCGATGTCGCCGCGCACATGGTTGGTTTTACCGACCTCGACGACCATGGTCGCGAAGGGGTGGAGCTGGCCTACGATGAGTGGCTGGCCGGCGTGCCCGGCAAGCGACAGGTGATCAAGGACCGGCGCGGCCGGCTGATCAAGGACATCCAGGTAACCAAAAACGCCAAGGCCGGAAAGACCTTGGCGTTGTCGATCGACCTGCGCCTGCAATACCTGGCGACCCGCGAACTGCGCAACGCCATTGCCGAGCAGGAAGCCAAGGCCGGCAGCCTGGTGATCCTCGACGTCAAGACTGGCGAAGTGTTGGCCATGGTCAACCAGCCGACCTACAACCCCAACAACCGTCGCAGCATGTTCCCGGCAGCCATGCGCAACCGGGCGATCATCGACGTGTTCGAGCCCGGCTCGACGGTCAAGCCGCTGTCCATGAGTGCGGCCCTGCAAAGCGGGCGCTGGAAGCCGACCGACAAGGTCGAGGTTTATCCGGGCACCTTGCAGTTGGGCCGTTACACCATTCGCGACGTGTCCAAGAGCGAAGGTCCGATCCTTGACCTGACCGGCATTCTGATCAACTCCAGTAACGTCGGCATGAGCAAGATCGCCTTCGATATCGGTGGCGAGTCGATCTACCGGGTGATGTCCCAGTTGGGGCTGGGCCAATATACTGGCCTGGGCTTCCCGGGCGAGCGCGTCGGCAACCTGCCGAACCACCGTGAATGGCGCAAGGCCGAGACGGCTACGCTGTCCTACGGCTACGGCCTGTCGGTCACCGCTTTGCAACTGGTGCATGCCTACGCGGCGCTGGCCAACGACGGCAAGATGGTGCCGCTGAGCATCCTCAAGGTCGACAAGACGCCGGAGTCCACCCAGGTGGTGCCCAAGGAAGTCGCCGAGACCATCCAGGGCATGGTCCAGCAGGTTATTGAAGCGCCGCGCGGGGTGTTCCGTGCCCAGGTGCCGTTCTATCACGTGGGCGGCAAGTCGGGTACGGCGCGTAAAGCCACTATCGGTTCCAAGGGCTACACCGAAAACTCGTACCGTTCGCTGTTTGCCGGCTTCGGGCCGATGAGCGACCCGCGTTATGCCGTGGTCGTGGTCATTGATGAACCGAGCAAGGGCGGCTACTTCGGCGGCCTGGTCTCGGCGCCGGTGTTCAGCAAGGTGATGTCCGGTACGTTGCGTCTGATGAACATTCCGCCGGACAACCTGCCGCCGGCAACTCCACCGCAGCAGGTCAATGCTGCGCCCGCCAAAGGAGGGCGTGGTTGA
- the mraZ gene encoding division/cell wall cluster transcriptional repressor MraZ: MFRGANAINLDAKGRLAMPSRYRDELDSRSSGQLIVTIDAVDPCLCVYPLDEWELIEAKLRALPSLREENRRLQRLLIGNAVDLELDGSGRFLVPPRLREYAKLDKKAMLVGQLNKFQLWDEDAWNAVSAADLAAIQQPGAMPDELRDLIL; encoded by the coding sequence GTGTTCCGCGGAGCCAACGCCATCAACCTCGACGCCAAGGGTCGTCTCGCCATGCCGAGCCGGTACCGTGACGAGCTCGATTCGCGTAGTTCCGGGCAGTTGATCGTGACCATCGATGCGGTTGATCCCTGTTTATGTGTATATCCCCTCGATGAGTGGGAGCTGATTGAAGCCAAGTTGCGCGCGTTGCCGTCATTGCGTGAAGAGAACCGTCGCCTGCAGCGTTTGCTGATCGGCAATGCGGTGGATCTGGAGCTTGATGGCAGTGGGCGTTTCCTGGTGCCGCCGCGTTTGCGCGAGTACGCCAAGCTCGACAAGAAGGCAATGCTGGTGGGGCAACTGAACAAATTTCAGCTGTGGGACGAGGATGCCTGGAACGCGGTTTCGGCAGCCGACCTTGCAGCTATCCAACAACCGGGCGCCATGCCTGATGAACTGCGTGATTTGATCCTGTGA
- a CDS encoding UDP-N-acetylmuramoyl-L-alanyl-D-glutamate--2,6-diaminopimelate ligase: MTMPLSKLFTQASSDPSIRELTLDSRNVRPGDLFLAVPGAQVDGREHIADALKRGAAAVAYEVQGATVLPITSVPLIPVKGLIAQLSDIAGRFYGEPSRQLDLVGVTGTNGKTSVTQLVAQALDKLGQRCGLIGTLGTGFYGELQSGRLTTPDPIAVQATLNDLKKGGAKAVAMEVSSHALDQGRVAALEFDIAVMTNLSRDHLDYHGSMQAYEGAKARLFAWPNLRCRVVNLDDDFGRRLAGEHAESRLISYSLKDSSASLYCREAHFDDDGVRAVIVTAQGERTLRSRLLGRFNLSNMLAAVGTLMALDYALDEILAVTPALEGPIGRMQRLGGGSKPLVVVDYAHTPDALEQVLQALRPHAKGQLLCLFGCGGDRDRGKRPLMAEVAERLADRVLVTDDNPRTEDPQQIFADIRPGFARVDAVEFVAGRGAAIAQLIAGAGVDDVIVLAGKGHEDYQEINGERHDFSDLVEAEKALAAWEAPHA, translated from the coding sequence ATGACAATGCCATTGAGCAAGCTTTTTACCCAGGCCAGCAGCGATCCGTCGATTCGCGAGTTGACCCTGGACAGCCGTAATGTACGTCCGGGCGACCTGTTTCTGGCGGTCCCTGGTGCACAGGTTGACGGTCGCGAACACATTGCCGATGCGCTCAAGCGCGGCGCGGCCGCTGTGGCCTATGAAGTGCAGGGCGCGACCGTGCTGCCGATTACCAGTGTGCCGTTGATTCCGGTCAAAGGCCTGATTGCGCAGTTGTCGGATATTGCCGGGCGCTTTTATGGCGAGCCGAGCCGTCAGCTGGATCTGGTGGGAGTCACCGGCACCAACGGCAAGACCAGTGTGACTCAACTGGTGGCCCAGGCCCTGGACAAACTCGGTCAGCGCTGCGGCCTGATCGGCACCCTGGGCACCGGTTTCTATGGTGAGTTGCAAAGCGGCCGCTTGACCACGCCAGATCCGATTGCCGTGCAGGCGACCCTCAATGACCTGAAGAAGGGCGGAGCGAAAGCCGTCGCCATGGAGGTCTCTTCCCATGCCCTGGATCAGGGCCGGGTTGCGGCGTTGGAATTCGATATCGCGGTGATGACCAACCTGTCCCGCGATCACCTGGATTACCACGGCAGCATGCAGGCCTACGAAGGCGCCAAGGCGCGCCTGTTCGCCTGGCCGAACCTGCGCTGCCGGGTGGTCAACCTGGATGATGACTTCGGCCGCCGCCTGGCGGGTGAGCATGCCGAGTCGCGTCTGATCAGCTACAGCCTCAAAGACAGCAGCGCTTCGTTGTACTGCCGTGAAGCGCATTTTGACGACGATGGCGTGCGCGCGGTGATCGTCACCGCTCAGGGCGAGCGTACCCTGCGCAGCCGCCTGCTTGGTCGCTTCAACTTGAGCAACATGCTGGCCGCAGTCGGTACCCTGATGGCGCTGGACTACGCGCTGGATGAAATTCTTGCCGTCACTCCTGCGCTGGAAGGCCCGATTGGCCGTATGCAGCGCCTGGGTGGTGGCAGCAAACCATTGGTAGTGGTCGATTACGCCCACACGCCCGATGCCCTGGAGCAAGTGTTGCAGGCGCTGCGCCCGCATGCCAAAGGCCAGTTATTGTGCCTGTTTGGCTGCGGCGGCGACCGCGATCGCGGCAAGCGTCCATTGATGGCCGAAGTGGCCGAGCGCCTGGCTGACCGTGTACTGGTCACCGACGACAACCCGCGTACTGAAGATCCACAGCAAATCTTCGCCGATATTCGTCCGGGCTTTGCCAGGGTTGATGCCGTCGAGTTCGTTGCCGGTCGCGGCGCTGCCATTGCGCAGCTGATTGCCGGTGCTGGCGTGGATGATGTCATCGTTCTGGCCGGCAAAGGGCATGAGGACTATCAGGAAATCAACGGCGAGCGCCATGACTTTTCCGACCTGGTCGAAGCCGAGAAAGCTCTCGCCGCGTGGGAGGCCCCGCATGCTTAA
- the rsmI gene encoding 16S rRNA (cytidine(1402)-2'-O)-methyltransferase, giving the protein MSARALKVLGDVALIAAEDTRHSIRLLQHFGINTPLAACHEHNERDEGSRFLTRLLAGDNIALISDAGTPLISDPGYHLVRQARAAGVAVVPVPGACALIAALSAAGLPSDRFIFEGFLPAKAVGRRARLSQVKEEPRTLIFYEAPHRILECLQDMEEVFGGERPALLARELTKTFETLKGLPLAQLRAFVEADSNQQRGECVVLVAGYSAPEDEQAVSSEAMRILDLLLAEMPLKRAAALAAEITGVRKNLLYQAALEKQKDH; this is encoded by the coding sequence ATGAGTGCCCGGGCTTTGAAAGTGCTCGGCGACGTGGCGCTGATCGCCGCCGAGGACACCCGTCATTCCATTCGTCTGTTGCAACATTTTGGCATCAATACACCGCTGGCTGCGTGCCACGAGCATAACGAGCGCGATGAGGGCAGCCGCTTTCTCACCCGGCTGTTGGCCGGGGATAACATCGCGCTGATCTCCGACGCCGGCACACCGCTGATTTCCGATCCTGGCTATCATCTGGTGCGCCAGGCCCGTGCCGCAGGCGTTGCGGTGGTGCCGGTGCCGGGCGCCTGCGCCTTGATCGCGGCGTTGTCGGCCGCCGGCCTGCCGTCGGACCGCTTCATATTCGAAGGTTTCCTGCCGGCCAAAGCTGTAGGGCGTCGTGCACGCCTGAGTCAGGTAAAGGAAGAGCCGCGTACGCTTATCTTCTACGAAGCACCGCACAGGATTCTTGAATGTCTGCAGGATATGGAAGAGGTGTTCGGTGGCGAGCGGCCGGCGCTGCTGGCTCGTGAGCTGACCAAGACTTTCGAAACCCTCAAGGGGTTGCCGTTGGCGCAGTTGCGGGCCTTCGTCGAGGCTGATAGTAACCAGCAGCGTGGTGAGTGTGTGGTGCTGGTGGCGGGCTACAGCGCGCCAGAGGACGAGCAGGCGGTGAGCAGCGAGGCCATGCGTATCCTTGATCTGCTGCTGGCGGAGATGCCGCTCAAGCGAGCCGCTGCCTTGGCTGCGGAAATCACTGGGGTGCGCAAGAACCTGCTGTACCAGGCGGCACTGGAAAAACAGAAAGACCACTGA
- the rsmH gene encoding 16S rRNA (cytosine(1402)-N(4))-methyltransferase RsmH translates to MTIDSGFNHITVLLDEAVEALAVRADGCYLDGTFGRGGHSRLILSKLGPQGRLLGFDKDPQAIATGQALAAEDGRFVIVQRSFAELGAEALERGINGKVNGILLDLGVSSPQLDDPERGFSFMNDGPLDMRMDPSRGVSAAQFIATASAEEIARVFKEYGEERFAKRMANAVVARREIQPFERTADLAEVLKVANPAWEKGKNPATRAFQGLRIHVNNELGDLEAGLEAALEALEVGGRLVVISFHSLEDRIVKLFMRKLVKGEADNLPRNLPVQHKHFEPKIKVHGKAQFASEAELKANPRSRSAVMRVAEKLR, encoded by the coding sequence GTGACTATAGATAGCGGCTTTAACCACATCACCGTACTGCTTGACGAAGCCGTCGAGGCTCTCGCCGTACGCGCCGATGGCTGCTATCTGGATGGCACCTTCGGTCGCGGCGGGCATAGCCGCTTGATCCTCAGCAAGCTCGGGCCGCAGGGCAGGTTGCTGGGTTTTGACAAAGATCCTCAAGCGATTGCCACCGGGCAAGCGCTGGCGGCCGAAGACGGCCGCTTTGTCATTGTGCAGCGCAGTTTTGCCGAGCTGGGCGCCGAAGCGCTCGAGCGCGGTATCAACGGCAAGGTCAACGGCATTCTGCTCGATCTTGGCGTCTCTTCGCCCCAACTCGATGACCCGGAGCGCGGCTTCAGTTTCATGAACGATGGCCCGCTGGACATGCGCATGGACCCAAGCCGGGGTGTCAGTGCCGCGCAGTTCATCGCCACCGCGTCAGCCGAAGAGATTGCGCGGGTATTCAAGGAATATGGCGAAGAGCGTTTTGCCAAACGGATGGCCAACGCCGTGGTTGCACGTCGAGAAATCCAGCCGTTCGAACGCACCGCCGACCTTGCCGAAGTGCTCAAGGTCGCCAATCCGGCCTGGGAGAAGGGCAAGAACCCGGCTACCCGTGCGTTCCAGGGCCTGCGTATTCACGTCAACAACGAACTGGGTGATCTTGAGGCCGGCCTTGAGGCTGCGCTCGAAGCGCTGGAAGTCGGCGGGCGCCTGGTGGTGATCAGCTTCCACTCCCTGGAAGATCGCATCGTCAAGCTGTTCATGCGCAAGCTGGTCAAGGGCGAGGCTGACAATCTACCGCGCAATCTGCCGGTCCAGCACAAGCATTTCGAGCCGAAGATCAAGGTCCACGGCAAGGCCCAGTTCGCCTCCGAGGCCGAGCTCAAGGCCAACCCACGTTCGCGTAGCGCGGTCATGCGCGTCGCCGAGAAGCTGCGGTGA
- the ftsL gene encoding cell division protein FtsL, which translates to MSRLFAKPLPGGSFLMLLLFVAVLVSSVAVSYSAHWNRQLLNTLFGELSERDKAQAEWGRLILEQSTWTAHSRIESLASEQLKMRIPAADEVRMVAP; encoded by the coding sequence GTGAGCCGCTTGTTCGCCAAGCCTTTGCCAGGCGGAAGCTTCCTGATGCTTCTGCTGTTTGTTGCCGTGCTCGTTTCCTCGGTGGCGGTGTCCTACAGCGCGCACTGGAACCGTCAGTTGCTCAACACCTTGTTCGGCGAGCTCAGCGAACGCGACAAGGCGCAGGCCGAATGGGGCCGGTTGATTCTTGAACAGAGCACCTGGACCGCCCATAGCCGCATCGAGAGCCTCGCCAGCGAACAGCTGAAGATGCGTATCCCTGCGGCCGACGAAGTACGGATGGTGGCGCCATGA